A genomic segment from Candidatus Cybelea sp. encodes:
- a CDS encoding peptide ABC transporter substrate-binding protein: MLATLLAGPSGCYRQGGRAPAGEVRFDLAADPRNLNPLFTSPDAASVEQQVARLAFEPFVDLDPRGRPVPALLERIPTRRNGGLSADGRTIRYELRRGVRWSDGVPVSAKDVLFTLHAIADPRNPVRSHEGYDLIDRAYAIGPLRVVFHLRRAWAPAATSYFSYGFSPQFVLPEHVLRSQSPLSRAAFNADPSVGDGPFTFVSWRRGEGMRYAANPRYWRGKPAVAQLVVRSVPDPSTNLLLLQSGELDWNLLAPAQLSIVRGDASLDFTTVSTAVVAGLALNTAHAPLDDVRMRRALAMSIDREAISRKITLGLYPVANMLQPRFSWAFDASVREPAYDPARADHLFDEAGWPRSADGWRRRGGKILRLVYVQFVETTTGVRVATAVAAALRERGVDVIVKSVSNAQLFLPQTGVLASGNFDLAYVPWTMGADPDDSWVLRCGAPSNYMRWCSARVDRLEREALSTTARAERKRAYRQIAGIVADQVPILYLFNAAYVYAYRKRLQGFAPNAFLPTWNAYGWRVADKPAKP; encoded by the coding sequence TTGTTAGCAACCTTGCTGGCCGGCCCGAGCGGTTGCTATCGGCAAGGCGGCCGGGCACCTGCCGGGGAGGTCCGCTTCGATCTGGCGGCCGACCCGCGCAATCTCAACCCGCTCTTTACGAGCCCGGACGCAGCTTCGGTCGAGCAGCAGGTCGCGCGCCTAGCCTTCGAGCCCTTCGTCGACCTCGACCCGCGGGGGCGCCCGGTCCCCGCGCTGCTCGAGCGCATCCCCACGCGGCGCAACGGCGGGCTTTCCGCCGACGGCCGCACGATTCGCTACGAGCTTCGGCGCGGCGTGCGCTGGAGCGACGGAGTGCCGGTCAGCGCAAAAGACGTCCTCTTCACGCTGCACGCCATAGCGGATCCCCGAAATCCGGTGCGCTCGCACGAAGGCTACGACCTCATCGACCGCGCCTATGCGATCGGGCCTCTGCGGGTCGTGTTCCATTTGAGACGCGCGTGGGCGCCCGCGGCGACTTCCTATTTTTCGTACGGCTTTTCGCCCCAGTTCGTCCTCCCCGAGCACGTCTTGCGTTCGCAGTCACCGCTGTCGCGCGCGGCCTTCAATGCCGATCCCAGCGTCGGAGACGGGCCGTTCACCTTCGTTTCCTGGCGACGCGGCGAAGGGATGCGATACGCGGCAAATCCTCGCTATTGGCGAGGAAAGCCGGCCGTTGCCCAACTCGTCGTTCGCAGCGTCCCGGATCCCTCGACGAACCTGCTGCTCCTGCAATCGGGCGAGCTCGACTGGAACCTGCTGGCGCCGGCGCAGCTCTCGATCGTGCGCGGCGACGCGTCGCTCGATTTCACGACCGTGTCGACGGCCGTCGTTGCCGGCCTGGCGCTCAACACGGCGCACGCACCGCTGGACGACGTCCGAATGCGCCGCGCGCTTGCGATGTCGATCGATCGTGAAGCCATTTCGCGAAAGATCACCCTCGGGCTCTATCCCGTCGCCAACATGCTGCAGCCGCGTTTCTCGTGGGCCTTCGACGCCTCGGTGCGGGAGCCGGCGTACGACCCGGCGCGAGCCGACCATCTCTTCGACGAGGCCGGCTGGCCGCGCTCGGCCGACGGGTGGCGCCGGCGCGGCGGAAAGATCCTGCGCCTCGTCTACGTGCAGTTCGTCGAAACGACGACCGGAGTCCGGGTGGCGACCGCGGTCGCCGCGGCGCTGCGCGAACGCGGCGTCGACGTAATCGTCAAGTCGGTCAGCAACGCGCAGCTTTTCTTACCACAGACGGGCGTGCTGGCCTCGGGCAACTTCGACCTGGCGTACGTGCCGTGGACCATGGGAGCCGATCCGGATGACTCGTGGGTCCTGCGCTGCGGGGCGCCGTCGAACTACATGCGCTGGTGCAGCGCGCGGGTCGATCGTTTGGAGCGAGAGGCCCTGTCCACGACCGCTCGTGCAGAGCGCAAGCGAGCCTATCGGCAAATCGCCGGCATCGTCGCCGATCAGGTCCCGATTCTCTACCTCTTCAACGCCGCGTACGTCTATGCGTATCGCAAGCGCCTGCAGGGCTTTGCACCGAACGCGTTTCTTCCGACGTGGAACGCGTACGGCTGGCGCGTAGCGGATAAGCCGGCCAAACCATAA
- a CDS encoding Lrp/AsnC family transcriptional regulator: protein MISTTDSLDELDLRLLDALQRNARSTFAELGTIVGLRPPAVHDRVKRLEQRGYIRGYGAKLDPAALGLNLTAFISCYTSPDCAYEDFTRILSEMPEVCEVHSVAGEESFICKVATRSTQHLDELLARLKATPGMARTRTTIVLGMPFDRGGVTVVTR, encoded by the coding sequence ATGATTTCTACCACTGATTCGCTCGACGAGCTCGACCTTCGCCTCCTCGACGCGTTGCAGCGCAACGCGCGATCGACCTTCGCCGAACTCGGGACGATCGTCGGGCTGCGGCCTCCTGCCGTGCACGATCGCGTAAAGCGGCTCGAGCAGCGCGGCTACATTCGCGGCTACGGGGCAAAACTCGATCCGGCCGCGCTCGGCCTCAACCTCACCGCGTTTATCAGCTGCTACACGTCGCCCGATTGCGCTTACGAAGATTTTACACGCATCTTGAGCGAGATGCCGGAGGTCTGCGAAGTGCACTCGGTCGCCGGAGAAGAGAGCTTCATCTGCAAAGTGGCGACGCGTTCGACGCAGCATCTCGACGAACTCTTAGCCCGCCTGAAAGCGACCCCCGGAATGGCCCGCACCCGCACGACGATCGTTCTGGGAATGCCTTTCGATCGCGGCGGCGTTACGGTCGTCACGCGATGA
- a CDS encoding KamA family radical SAM protein: MTQTLSLTPHVKPPAPPEQFEYKRLRQGEFWRHIPAYAEVDEATFLDHLWQQRRSVKTAEELLETIRDVCSPEFYADAEAGFRHAPMAVRVSPYAISLIDWDNPVEDPIRRQFIPLASTALPDHPRLTLDSLHEQEDSPLPGLVHRYVDKALFLPLAVCPVYCRFCTRSYAIGPDTENIDKVTLATTPKQWHEAFAYIASRPELEDIVISGGDAYQLAPKNIELIGNALLDIPHLRRLRFASKGPAIMPMKLITHTEWLDALTSIVERGRTLGKEVVLHTHFNAPEEITWITEKAMRLLFERGIFTRNQSVLIRGVNDTRERMQLLVKRLGHINVHPYYVYMHDMVKGVEELRTTIATAVDTEKFVRGSTAGFNTPTFVCDAPGGGGKRDVHSYEYYDRENGIAVYAAPSVKPGKAFVYFDPIDRLGSQAQARWAHDELAGQMIQEAVRKAGAGDEQLVVA, encoded by the coding sequence ATGACGCAAACGCTTTCCCTCACCCCCCACGTCAAGCCGCCGGCGCCGCCCGAGCAGTTCGAATACAAGCGGCTGCGCCAAGGCGAGTTCTGGCGCCACATCCCCGCGTACGCCGAGGTCGACGAAGCAACGTTCCTCGATCACCTCTGGCAGCAGCGGCGATCCGTTAAAACCGCCGAGGAGCTTCTTGAGACGATCCGCGACGTGTGCTCGCCCGAGTTTTACGCCGACGCCGAGGCCGGCTTCCGCCACGCACCGATGGCGGTGCGCGTCTCGCCGTATGCCATCTCGCTGATCGACTGGGACAACCCCGTCGAAGATCCGATTCGCCGGCAGTTCATACCGCTGGCCTCCACCGCACTGCCGGATCATCCGCGGCTGACGCTCGACTCGCTCCACGAACAGGAGGATTCGCCCCTCCCGGGCCTCGTGCACCGGTACGTCGATAAGGCGCTTTTTCTGCCGCTTGCGGTCTGCCCCGTCTACTGCCGCTTCTGCACGCGCAGCTACGCCATCGGGCCGGATACCGAAAACATCGACAAAGTTACCCTGGCGACGACGCCCAAACAGTGGCACGAAGCCTTTGCGTATATCGCGAGCCGGCCGGAGCTCGAAGACATCGTCATCTCGGGCGGCGACGCGTACCAGCTCGCACCCAAGAATATCGAGCTGATCGGCAACGCGCTGCTCGACATTCCTCATCTTCGCCGGCTTCGCTTCGCCTCCAAAGGCCCGGCAATCATGCCGATGAAGCTGATCACGCACACCGAATGGCTCGACGCGCTCACCTCGATCGTCGAACGCGGCAGAACGCTCGGCAAGGAGGTCGTGCTGCACACCCACTTCAACGCACCCGAAGAGATCACGTGGATCACGGAGAAGGCGATGCGCCTGCTCTTCGAGCGCGGGATCTTCACGCGCAACCAGTCCGTACTGATTCGCGGGGTCAACGACACGCGCGAACGAATGCAGCTGCTCGTCAAGCGCCTCGGTCACATCAACGTTCACCCGTATTACGTCTACATGCACGACATGGTCAAGGGGGTCGAAGAGCTCCGCACGACGATCGCGACGGCCGTCGACACCGAAAAGTTCGTCCGCGGAAGCACTGCCGGATTCAACACTCCGACGTTCGTTTGCGATGCGCCGGGCGGCGGCGGAAAGCGCGACGTCCATTCGTACGAGTACTACGACCGGGAGAACGGCATCGCCGTCTACGCCGCACCCAGCGTCAAGCCGGGCAAAGCCTTCGTCTACTTCGATCCGATCGATCGCCTCGGCTCGCAGGCCCAGGCGCGATGGGCGCACGACGAACTGGCCGGGCAAATGATCCAAGAAGCGGTTCGTAAGGCGGGCGCGGGGGACGAACAGCTCGTCGTCGCGTAA
- a CDS encoding cytochrome P450 has translation MMQPLPGPSRWSTLRALFPVPFRRFPEFLATVTQRYGNVVAFSLPWRSYVFVNEPALIKDILVTQQHAFSKSLGTRVLRLLLGEGLLTSEDPLHRQMRRIVQPAFHRERMLEYARIMQRDAVEFVDRIDPQQPFDARAAMTELTLRITTETLFGSDESESARVVAEALHLMMRKFPYMLTPLSGLRRRLPLPGTRRFWRARATLDEIIYGLIARRRRDGDRGDALSMLLAAPDAQTGHRPTDEQIRDEIMTLFIAGHETTANAMTWALVLLARNAEVDARAAAAASNGDREYLDRLVKEVLRLYPPAWIIGRETLRDVTLADGTRIARGMTVFMAPLILHRRPEYFEDPERLEPDRWAGEEPAPFSYVPFGGGARRCIGEEFARGEMRIVLEPLLRKFRFTFAGSSEVPMAASVTLRPAGPVMMRALLRERSSAALGA, from the coding sequence ATGATGCAGCCTCTTCCCGGCCCCAGCCGCTGGTCGACGCTGCGCGCACTCTTTCCGGTGCCGTTTCGCCGCTTTCCCGAATTTCTCGCGACGGTAACGCAACGTTACGGCAACGTCGTCGCCTTCTCGCTCCCGTGGCGATCGTACGTCTTCGTCAACGAACCGGCACTGATCAAGGATATTCTCGTGACGCAGCAGCACGCGTTCTCGAAGTCGCTCGGCACGCGCGTCCTGCGCTTGCTGCTCGGCGAGGGGCTGCTGACGAGCGAAGATCCTCTCCACCGGCAGATGCGGCGGATCGTGCAGCCGGCCTTTCATCGCGAGCGCATGCTGGAGTACGCGCGGATCATGCAGCGGGACGCAGTGGAGTTCGTCGATCGAATCGATCCGCAGCAGCCGTTCGACGCCCGCGCCGCGATGACCGAGCTCACGCTGCGCATTACGACCGAGACGCTTTTTGGCAGCGACGAGAGCGAGTCCGCGAGGGTCGTCGCCGAAGCGCTGCACCTCATGATGCGGAAGTTCCCGTACATGCTGACTCCGCTGAGCGGGCTGCGACGGCGCTTGCCGTTGCCGGGCACGCGTCGCTTTTGGCGCGCTCGCGCCACGCTCGACGAAATCATCTACGGCCTGATCGCCCGCCGCCGGCGGGACGGCGATCGCGGCGACGCGCTTTCGATGCTTCTGGCGGCACCCGACGCACAGACCGGCCACCGGCCGACCGACGAACAGATCCGCGACGAAATCATGACGCTCTTTATCGCCGGCCATGAAACGACCGCAAATGCCATGACCTGGGCGCTCGTGCTGCTCGCCCGCAATGCGGAGGTCGATGCGCGCGCGGCGGCTGCGGCAAGCAACGGCGACCGCGAGTACCTCGATCGTCTCGTAAAGGAAGTCTTGCGTCTCTACCCGCCGGCCTGGATCATCGGTCGCGAAACGCTGCGCGACGTAACGCTGGCCGACGGAACTCGCATCGCACGGGGAATGACGGTTTTCATGGCGCCGCTGATTTTGCACCGGCGCCCCGAGTACTTCGAGGATCCGGAGCGGCTTGAACCGGACCGCTGGGCGGGTGAGGAGCCGGCGCCGTTCTCCTACGTGCCGTTCGGCGGCGGGGCTCGCCGCTGCATCGGTGAAGAGTTTGCGCGCGGTGAGATGCGAATCGTCCTCGAGCCGCTGTTGCGAAAATTCCGCTTCACGTTCGCCGGCAGCTCCGAGGTCCCGATGGCCGCCTCGGTTACCCTGCGGCCGGCCGGCCCCGTAATGATGCGCGCGCTGTTGCGCGAGCGCTCGTCAGCCGCGCTGGGCGCATGA
- a CDS encoding DUF2079 domain-containing protein yields MRLLARVWFWAALELFVLVVLACIRTKLWTYGSDTGTFAQVVAGALHGMRDGVEDGSHFRYHWSPSLVLLWPLVALTGSALPLQIVQAAATVACAPLVAALARPYAGVALAQRLGILTLLYPPLLALGFDEFHELGLFSALVLGMFVAADRGRWLWFALCGLVALGLREDAALTCVFFGGALAWIAARPAPAGGALLDGSPRAGTLLAGTLLAAGSSAALLVYYLAIVPRVGGWRPSHFYVYPFADGPLALAVAPFVHPIAFARAIFTFGRLTYVLEAFVPLLFLPLRSRWALLALPGGTVVLLANSGYVWRMGDHYAALWIPWLLVATVMGIVTVARKANSRAANNWTGAAAVICVIFLIAFDPLHPLHYLHPYYHDLADARRTLNCVPENASQSTYDEWFSAVAARRPLATIDKTSGVEYLVYADDFPSNASRLTIRPAIAREVAQGEYRVLCRFGEVVAYRRKDSK; encoded by the coding sequence ATGCGCCTGCTCGCCCGCGTTTGGTTTTGGGCGGCTCTGGAACTCTTCGTGCTCGTCGTGCTCGCCTGCATCCGCACGAAGCTCTGGACGTACGGCTCCGACACGGGTACCTTCGCGCAGGTCGTTGCCGGCGCTCTGCACGGAATGCGCGACGGCGTCGAAGACGGATCGCACTTCCGTTATCATTGGTCGCCGTCGCTGGTGCTACTGTGGCCGCTGGTCGCGTTAACCGGCAGCGCGCTTCCGTTACAGATCGTGCAGGCAGCGGCGACCGTCGCCTGCGCGCCGCTGGTGGCGGCGCTGGCGCGTCCCTACGCAGGCGTCGCATTGGCGCAGCGTCTGGGCATTCTGACGCTGCTCTATCCCCCGCTCCTGGCGCTCGGGTTCGACGAGTTTCACGAGCTCGGGCTCTTCAGCGCGCTCGTACTCGGAATGTTCGTTGCGGCCGATCGTGGGCGGTGGCTGTGGTTTGCGCTGTGCGGACTCGTCGCGCTCGGTCTGCGCGAGGACGCCGCGCTCACGTGCGTTTTCTTCGGTGGTGCGCTCGCGTGGATCGCCGCGCGGCCGGCTCCGGCCGGCGGCGCGCTGCTCGACGGTTCTCCGCGTGCCGGGACCCTGCTTGCCGGCACGCTGCTGGCTGCGGGAAGTTCGGCGGCGCTGCTCGTCTACTATCTCGCGATCGTTCCGCGCGTGGGCGGTTGGCGGCCGAGTCACTTCTACGTCTATCCCTTCGCCGACGGGCCACTGGCGTTGGCCGTCGCTCCGTTCGTGCATCCAATCGCTTTTGCGCGCGCAATCTTCACGTTTGGGCGCCTTACCTACGTTCTCGAAGCGTTTGTGCCGCTGCTGTTCCTGCCGCTGCGTTCGCGGTGGGCGCTGCTGGCGTTGCCCGGCGGTACGGTCGTTTTGCTTGCGAACTCCGGGTATGTCTGGCGCATGGGAGATCACTATGCGGCATTGTGGATCCCTTGGCTGCTCGTCGCGACCGTGATGGGAATCGTAACGGTGGCCCGAAAGGCAAACTCGCGCGCCGCGAACAACTGGACGGGCGCTGCCGCCGTCATCTGTGTAATCTTCTTGATCGCCTTCGACCCGCTTCATCCGCTGCACTACTTGCATCCGTACTACCACGACCTCGCCGACGCGCGGCGGACGCTGAACTGCGTCCCCGAGAATGCATCGCAGTCGACCTACGACGAATGGTTTTCCGCGGTGGCCGCCCGGCGGCCGCTCGCAACGATCGACAAGACCAGCGGCGTTGAGTACTTGGTCTACGCCGACGACTTTCCCAGCAATGCCTCCCGGTTGACGATCCGTCCGGCGATCGCGCGGGAGGTCGCGCAGGGCGAGTATCGCGTCCTCTGCCGCTTTGGCGAAGTCGTGGCGTATCGGCGAAAGGACTCGAAATGA
- a CDS encoding TIGR00730 family Rossman fold protein yields the protein MKRLCIFCGSRTGDDPAFAAMAAAVARSIAGAGYGIVYGGGSVGLMGIVADTALACGAEVIGIIPQALAETEIAHPGLAQLHIVTTMHERKAMMADLSDAFIALPGGFGTMDEFCEVVTWRQLAIHDKPIGLLNYRGYYDPLLALFDSMVGRGFITEQTRRLFVDARRIEELLHLMFGRPEA from the coding sequence GTGAAGCGTCTTTGCATTTTTTGCGGATCGCGGACTGGGGACGATCCGGCGTTCGCGGCGATGGCGGCGGCGGTCGCGCGCAGCATCGCGGGCGCCGGTTACGGCATCGTCTACGGCGGTGGCAGCGTTGGGTTGATGGGCATCGTCGCCGATACGGCGCTTGCCTGCGGCGCCGAAGTAATTGGAATCATTCCGCAGGCCCTGGCCGAAACGGAGATCGCGCACCCCGGCCTCGCGCAACTGCACATCGTTACGACGATGCACGAGCGCAAGGCGATGATGGCGGATCTCAGCGACGCGTTCATTGCGCTGCCGGGCGGGTTCGGCACGATGGATGAGTTCTGCGAAGTGGTGACCTGGCGCCAGCTCGCGATCCACGACAAGCCGATCGGGCTGCTGAACTACCGGGGTTATTACGACCCGCTGCTCGCGCTCTTCGACTCGATGGTGGGACGAGGCTTCATTACGGAGCAGACCCGACGGCTCTTCGTCGATGCTCGCCGCATCGAAGAGCTGCTGCATTTGATGTTCGGAAGACCGGAAGCCTGA
- a CDS encoding multifunctional oxoglutarate decarboxylase/oxoglutarate dehydrogenase thiamine pyrophosphate-binding subunit/dihydrolipoyllysine-residue succinyltransferase subunit yields the protein MEDTLVTVTLPEMGESVTEGSIVEWLRNVGDFVAEGDPLVEVTTDKVDVEVPATVSGVVTKISAREGETVSIGADLAQIDTSKSNGAAARPAGGGNGAAHRATPVKPAPVKPAPLPSGQPVRAGEQIADQPARRMAKRLDVDLSAVRGSGPNGMVLRSDVIEQADRVRGQARAPQTSLPPLAPDAKLVPLRGPAAALTGYMEQSLTIPTATSFRTIAVDALDARRKELNGGLKAAGRSEKVSFTHLIAYALVTAAREQPVITYSFRRDPSGGAARLEPGVHLGLAVDSERKDGSRFLVVPVIRNADRLDFAAFRARYEELVGKARENKLAADDLAGASFTLTNPGGIGTIASVPRLMAGQGAIIAAGAIGYPPGFANANEQSLRLLGVSRVMQMTSTYDHRVIQGAQSGEYLRRVDELLQGRAGFYDTVFASLGLQAAPGAQVVVTPGVPASTPPSDEMLRAVAAGMAIVSAYRRYGHLAAHLDPLGAEPVGDASLQPQTYGLTPALQSAIPASVLRVKVPGNTLADVLPRLRETYSSTIAYEIEHISDATQRTWLRDYIESGRNRADPKPERQIELLERLTQVEAFDRYVRKTFLGQKTFSGEGLDVMVPMLQEMLDMLAEDGVADAVLGMAHRGRLNVIAHVVNMPYEEVMMEFEAAQYRGNLGDDDVMGDVKYHHGATGTFTTSKGKSINVTLAHNPSHLEAVDPVVEGSARALQTDHSEGVPTFDRKRAVPILIHGDAAFTGQGIVAEVFNLQSLPGYETGGTIHLIANNQIGFTTDAADARSTRYASDLAKGFDVPIVHVNADDLDACIAAVRLAVDFRRAFGRDALIDLIGYRRFGHNEQDEPAYTQPKMAEQIKSHPTVRELFANKLVNMGVIGAERVGVLVDEATARLQEARRGVRGALASHISGRKMSGSNTFDGTALPRVDRPELLSWVDALSTVPPGFTLNRKLQGQFERRMGVIAERGVVDWGTAESLAFASLLLARTPVRLTGQDTERGTFSHRHAVFHDPATHAVWIPLQHLAKEQASFEIRNSPLSEYACMGFEYGYSTQQPEALVLWEVQYGDFFNGAEIIVDQFIAAGQAKWGQTSRLTLLLPHGYEGGGPEHSSARLERFLQLVAEGNLRVASPSVASNYYHLLRMQARSPIAVPLVVMTPKSLLRADVAAGRLDDMVKGGFAPVLDDPRELDRAQIERLILCSGKIYYDLVTQPAYKELRHTAIARIELLAPLPVGEINRVISRYPKLTKLVWVQEEPKNMGARAFVRRRLLEGKRDGFDIEYIGRGYRASPSEGYAGQHAAEQERIVATALAE from the coding sequence TTGGAAGATACTCTCGTTACTGTAACCCTTCCCGAGATGGGCGAGTCCGTCACCGAAGGCTCGATCGTCGAATGGCTCCGCAACGTCGGCGATTTCGTCGCCGAAGGCGATCCGCTTGTCGAGGTGACGACCGACAAGGTGGACGTCGAAGTGCCCGCGACCGTCTCCGGAGTCGTAACGAAGATCTCCGCGCGCGAAGGCGAGACCGTCTCGATCGGAGCCGACCTGGCGCAGATCGATACCTCGAAGAGTAACGGAGCAGCCGCGCGCCCGGCCGGCGGCGGGAACGGTGCAGCGCATCGGGCGACCCCCGTAAAACCGGCGCCCGTCAAACCGGCGCCGCTGCCTTCGGGACAGCCGGTGCGCGCCGGTGAGCAAATCGCCGATCAGCCGGCACGCCGAATGGCCAAGCGCCTGGACGTCGACCTGAGCGCCGTGCGCGGATCGGGGCCCAATGGTATGGTTCTGCGCTCCGATGTCATCGAGCAGGCGGATCGGGTACGTGGACAGGCGCGAGCTCCGCAGACGTCGCTGCCGCCGCTCGCCCCCGACGCGAAGCTCGTTCCGCTGCGCGGGCCGGCAGCGGCGCTCACCGGATACATGGAGCAGAGCCTCACGATCCCCACGGCGACCAGCTTCCGAACTATCGCCGTGGACGCGCTTGACGCGCGCCGCAAAGAGCTCAACGGAGGGCTCAAAGCGGCGGGGCGCAGCGAGAAGGTTTCGTTCACGCATCTGATCGCGTACGCATTGGTCACGGCCGCGCGCGAACAGCCCGTCATCACGTATTCGTTTCGACGCGACCCCAGCGGCGGCGCGGCGCGGCTGGAGCCGGGCGTGCATCTCGGGCTGGCGGTCGACAGCGAGCGGAAAGACGGCTCGCGCTTTCTCGTCGTGCCCGTCATTCGCAACGCGGATAGGTTGGATTTCGCCGCGTTTCGCGCGCGCTACGAGGAGCTCGTCGGAAAGGCGCGCGAGAACAAGCTTGCCGCCGACGATCTCGCCGGCGCGTCCTTCACGCTGACCAATCCCGGTGGGATCGGAACGATTGCATCGGTGCCGCGGTTGATGGCCGGGCAGGGTGCGATCATCGCTGCCGGCGCGATCGGCTATCCGCCGGGCTTTGCCAATGCGAACGAACAGTCGTTACGCCTGCTCGGCGTGTCGCGGGTCATGCAGATGACCAGCACCTACGATCATCGCGTGATCCAAGGCGCGCAATCCGGCGAATATCTGCGCCGCGTCGACGAACTGCTGCAGGGCCGCGCCGGGTTCTACGACACGGTCTTTGCCTCGCTGGGATTGCAGGCGGCGCCGGGCGCGCAGGTCGTCGTTACGCCCGGCGTACCGGCGAGTACGCCGCCCTCCGACGAGATGCTGCGCGCGGTCGCCGCCGGCATGGCAATCGTCTCGGCCTACCGCAGGTACGGACATCTCGCGGCTCACCTCGATCCGCTGGGCGCCGAGCCGGTTGGGGATGCCTCGCTGCAGCCCCAGACCTATGGATTGACGCCCGCGCTGCAGAGCGCAATTCCGGCGAGTGTCCTGCGCGTCAAAGTACCGGGCAACACGCTGGCCGACGTTCTTCCGCGCCTGCGTGAGACGTACAGCTCGACGATCGCCTACGAAATCGAGCACATCTCGGACGCGACGCAGCGTACGTGGCTGCGCGATTACATCGAGTCGGGGCGGAACCGAGCCGACCCGAAGCCGGAACGGCAGATCGAACTGCTCGAACGGCTTACCCAAGTCGAAGCCTTCGACCGCTACGTGCGCAAGACGTTCCTCGGCCAGAAGACGTTCTCAGGCGAAGGCCTGGACGTGATGGTCCCGATGCTCCAAGAGATGCTGGACATGCTCGCGGAGGACGGCGTCGCCGACGCAGTTCTCGGCATGGCCCACCGCGGCAGGCTTAACGTCATCGCGCACGTCGTCAACATGCCCTACGAAGAAGTGATGATGGAGTTCGAGGCCGCGCAGTACCGCGGTAATCTCGGCGACGACGACGTGATGGGCGACGTCAAGTACCATCATGGCGCGACCGGAACGTTTACGACCTCGAAGGGCAAGAGCATCAACGTCACGCTGGCGCACAATCCGAGCCACCTCGAGGCCGTCGATCCGGTCGTCGAGGGGAGCGCTCGGGCGCTGCAGACCGATCACTCCGAAGGCGTCCCAACCTTCGACCGAAAGCGCGCCGTTCCAATCCTGATCCACGGCGACGCGGCGTTCACCGGTCAAGGGATCGTCGCGGAGGTTTTTAATCTGCAGTCGCTCCCGGGGTACGAGACCGGCGGGACGATCCATCTGATCGCCAACAATCAGATCGGCTTTACGACCGATGCGGCCGACGCTCGTTCGACCCGGTACGCGTCGGATCTCGCGAAAGGCTTCGACGTTCCGATCGTCCACGTCAACGCCGACGATCTCGACGCGTGCATCGCCGCGGTTCGACTGGCGGTCGACTTCCGTCGCGCCTTCGGACGCGACGCGCTCATCGACTTGATTGGCTACCGCCGCTTCGGGCACAACGAACAAGACGAACCGGCGTACACCCAGCCGAAGATGGCCGAACAGATCAAGAGCCATCCGACGGTTCGCGAGCTCTTCGCCAATAAGCTCGTCAACATGGGCGTGATCGGCGCCGAACGCGTCGGAGTGCTCGTCGACGAGGCGACCGCGCGGCTGCAGGAGGCCCGCCGCGGAGTTCGCGGTGCGCTGGCCTCGCATATCAGCGGCCGCAAGATGTCGGGAAGCAATACCTTCGACGGAACCGCGCTGCCGCGGGTCGACCGCCCGGAGCTTCTCTCGTGGGTCGATGCACTAAGCACCGTTCCCCCCGGCTTCACGCTCAACCGGAAGCTGCAGGGACAGTTCGAACGGCGCATGGGCGTGATCGCGGAGCGGGGCGTCGTCGACTGGGGCACCGCGGAGTCGCTTGCCTTCGCATCGCTGCTGCTGGCGAGGACTCCGGTACGGCTGACCGGTCAGGACACCGAGCGGGGTACGTTCAGCCACCGCCATGCGGTCTTTCACGATCCCGCGACGCACGCGGTCTGGATTCCGCTGCAGCACCTTGCAAAAGAGCAAGCCTCGTTCGAGATACGTAACAGCCCGCTCTCCGAGTACGCGTGCATGGGCTTCGAATACGGTTACTCGACGCAACAGCCCGAAGCGCTCGTATTGTGGGAAGTGCAGTACGGAGACTTCTTCAACGGCGCCGAGATCATCGTCGACCAGTTCATCGCGGCCGGCCAGGCGAAGTGGGGCCAGACGTCGCGCCTGACGCTGCTGCTGCCGCACGGCTACGAGGGCGGAGGCCCCGAGCACTCGAGTGCGCGGCTCGAACGCTTCCTGCAGCTGGTTGCAGAGGGGAATTTGCGCGTCGCGTCACCCTCGGTCGCGAGCAACTATTACCACCTCTTGCGCATGCAGGCGCGCTCCCCGATCGCGGTGCCGCTCGTCGTGATGACGCCGAAATCGTTGCTGCGCGCCGACGTTGCGGCGGGCAGGCTCGACGATATGGTGAAGGGCGGTTTCGCGCCGGTGCTCGACGATCCGCGCGAGCTCGATCGCGCGCAGATCGAACGCTTGATCCTGTGCAGCGGGAAGATTTACTACGATCTCGTGACGCAGCCCGCGTACAAGGAACTGCGCCACACGGCGATCGCGCGGATCGAGCTGCTGGCGCCGCTCCCGGTCGGCGAGATCAATCGCGTCATCTCCCGCTATCCCAAGCTCACGAAGCTCGTCTGGGTGCAGGAAGAGCCCAAGAATATGGGCGCCCGCGCGTTCGTACGGCGCCGGCTGCTGGAGGGCAAGCGCGACGGCTTCGACATCGAGTACATCGGGCGCGGCTACCGTGCGAGTCCGAGCGAAGGCTACGCCGGCCAACACGCCGCCGAGCAAGAACGAATCGTCGCGACGGCGCTCGCGGAGTAG